The following are encoded together in the Trueperaceae bacterium genome:
- a CDS encoding alcohol dehydrogenase catalytic domain-containing protein, with protein MSSEGSMRAAVFRGVRDIAVTEVARPTAEPGKVLVKVTRTGICTFERRIYSGAQKHVPMPSIAGHEVAATVEAAPADTGFEPGDRVALDLVYRCGHCYYCVRGQDNQCVKLYSEGLKWDGLHVIGGGFGEYISVDPSKVFKVDPTVPHHIIALSEPLGCVIHSFSKTTVGLGDTVSVIGAGTMGSLHVVLAKLYGCKVLVSDPDEERLAFVRDRLGADVTVNPTKDDPIAAARAMSAGRGTNAVFVTAGVAAAAEQAIEMAGKYSTVVLYGSTHPAAKIQVDWNRIHYNEIRLDGTESRTRNDVRTAAELLPQLQGRLEHLVSRQIALEELAEELEHGVPTGATQRVIVNLEA; from the coding sequence ATGAGTAGCGAAGGTTCGATGCGCGCCGCCGTGTTCCGCGGGGTGCGCGACATCGCAGTGACGGAAGTGGCGCGGCCCACCGCGGAGCCGGGCAAGGTCCTCGTGAAGGTGACGCGCACCGGGATCTGCACGTTCGAGCGGCGCATCTACAGCGGCGCCCAGAAGCACGTCCCCATGCCGTCCATCGCGGGGCACGAGGTCGCCGCGACCGTCGAGGCCGCGCCGGCGGACACGGGCTTCGAGCCGGGCGACCGCGTTGCGCTCGACCTGGTCTACCGCTGCGGCCACTGCTACTACTGCGTGCGCGGCCAGGACAACCAGTGCGTGAAGCTCTACAGCGAGGGGCTCAAGTGGGACGGCCTCCACGTCATCGGCGGCGGCTTCGGCGAGTACATCTCCGTCGACCCCTCCAAGGTCTTCAAGGTCGATCCCACCGTCCCCCACCACATCATCGCGCTCTCGGAGCCGCTCGGCTGCGTGATCCACAGCTTCAGCAAGACGACGGTCGGCCTCGGCGACACGGTATCGGTGATCGGCGCCGGCACGATGGGCTCGCTCCACGTGGTCCTGGCCAAGCTCTACGGCTGCAAGGTGCTGGTCAGCGACCCCGACGAGGAGCGCCTCGCGTTCGTGCGCGACCGCCTCGGAGCCGACGTCACCGTGAACCCGACCAAGGACGACCCCATCGCCGCCGCTAGGGCCATGTCCGCGGGGCGCGGCACCAACGCCGTCTTCGTGACCGCCGGCGTGGCCGCGGCCGCCGAGCAGGCCATCGAGATGGCCGGCAAGTACTCCACCGTGGTCCTGTACGGGTCCACCCACCCGGCCGCCAAGATCCAGGTCGACTGGAACCGCATCCACTACAACGAGATCCGCCTCGACGGCACCGAATCGCGCACCCGGAACGACGTCCGCACGGCCGCCGAGCTCCTCCCGCAGCTCCAGGGGCGGCTCGAGCACCTCGTCTCGCGCCAGATCGCCCTGGAGGAGCTCGCGGAGGAGCTCGAGCACGGAGTGCCGACGGGCGCCACGCAGCGCGTCATCGTGAACTTGGAGGCGTGA
- a CDS encoding MurR/RpiR family transcriptional regulator, with translation MTSERPSRHCLQRLRQHFSRLSPAQQVVAEYILKNPNDAMQASIHEIAARCRTSVGTVVRLAKDIGFEGVKEMKLALALEVGTLIPNLTARQGSSRGNAAELLENTVLGLNETAEALDIAELQRVARLIAEARHVDIYGASTSYLVGMDLVEKLKRLGIYASVYENSYMQAISAAGLGPGDVAIGVSYSGETQSVVECVAMAREQGATTVALTNFTDSSIVDVSDVVLSTAVSRHLIPDGSLGGRIAQLYVVDALFIELIASDSERFDAAFHRYNQILLQKVGKSRDRLGLGLKHPGLGRGRSGDDPSAPPPTRSSAKTLTVEASAKKTAKNAKNAGKKSGAKTPRKESSHE, from the coding sequence ATGACAAGCGAGCGGCCTTCGCGCCACTGTCTGCAACGGCTACGTCAGCACTTCTCGCGGCTGTCCCCAGCCCAGCAGGTCGTCGCGGAGTACATCCTGAAGAACCCGAACGACGCCATGCAGGCCTCCATCCACGAGATCGCGGCGCGCTGCCGGACGAGCGTCGGCACCGTCGTGCGCCTCGCGAAGGACATCGGGTTCGAGGGCGTGAAGGAGATGAAGCTCGCCCTCGCGCTCGAGGTCGGCACCCTCATCCCCAACCTCACCGCGCGCCAGGGGTCCAGCCGAGGGAACGCGGCGGAGCTCCTCGAGAACACGGTCCTCGGCCTGAATGAGACCGCCGAAGCCCTCGACATAGCGGAGCTGCAGCGGGTGGCGCGCCTGATCGCCGAGGCACGCCACGTCGACATCTACGGGGCCAGCACCTCCTACCTCGTCGGGATGGACCTCGTCGAGAAGCTCAAGCGCCTCGGCATCTACGCCTCCGTGTACGAGAACAGCTACATGCAGGCGATCTCGGCCGCCGGCCTCGGGCCGGGCGACGTCGCCATCGGCGTCTCCTACTCCGGTGAGACGCAGAGCGTGGTGGAGTGCGTGGCCATGGCCCGTGAGCAGGGCGCCACCACCGTCGCCCTCACGAACTTCACCGACTCGAGCATCGTGGACGTGTCCGACGTCGTCCTCTCGACCGCCGTTTCGCGCCACCTGATACCCGACGGCAGCCTGGGTGGCCGGATAGCGCAGCTCTACGTCGTGGACGCACTGTTCATAGAGCTGATCGCCTCCGATTCCGAGCGCTTCGATGCGGCCTTCCACCGCTACAACCAGATCCTCCTGCAGAAGGTAGGCAAGTCCCGCGACCGCCTCGGCCTGGGCCTCAAGCATCCGGGCCTCGGCAGGGGCCGGTCGGGTGACGACCCCTCGGCCCCGCCCCCCACCAGGTCCTCGGCCAAGACCCTGACCGTAGAGGCCAGCGCCAAGAAGACGGCCAAGAACGCCAAGAACGCCGGGAAGAAGAGCGGGGCCAAGACCCCGCGTAAGGAGAGCAGCCATGAGTAG